A portion of the Solea senegalensis isolate Sse05_10M linkage group LG17, IFAPA_SoseM_1, whole genome shotgun sequence genome contains these proteins:
- the LOC122784229 gene encoding zinc finger protein 2-like, whose protein sequence is MILLNETAMSSLRRLRELISERLTAAAEEIFTHVENIIVEYEEEVDRQRKLLEIVSKPRVRLQRIELPQQHVYNEQNFRNQERNSSLESLPIKEEEEEICTRQEQLELKEEADTFMLTPDDEESDHMEPEPDTDHQLLSPVAESQDQTVHWRIITELPLKYVLQEEEEVLTEQWLCNQERNSSLDQEEPQSLQIKEEEEEICTSQEQLEVKQEVGTFTLTPVTESQEQTNITDEKPHTCDICKKRFARKTNLMTHMRTHTGEKPYCCETCGKCFRQSTHLRGHKTIHIGENSHVCDICKKCFRYKYVLINHMRSHTRDRPFSCETCGMCFQHIENLTRHEITHSGEKPHVCNICEKSFARKINLKIHIRTHTGEKPYCCETCGKCFRQCSDLTKHKRIHTGEKPHCCDICEKSFVLKKNLKNHIKTHR, encoded by the exons ATGATATTGTTGAACGAAACAGCAATGTCTTCGCTTCGTCGTTTGAGAGAGTTGATTAGCGAGCGATTAACTGCTGCCGCTGAAGAAATATTCACACACGTAGAGAATATAATCGTCGAGTACGAGGAAGAGGTGGACCGTCAGCGAAAACTGTTGGAGATCGTTAGTAAACCTCGAGTGAGGTTACAGCGGATAG agcttccacagcagcatgtctATAATGAGCAGAACTTCCGTAACCAGGAGAGAAACTCCAGTCTGGAGTCTCTACcgattaaagaggaagaggaggaaatctgCACCAGGCAGGAGCAGCTTGAATTAAAGGAGGAGGCTGATACCTTTATGTTGACTCCTGATGATGAAGAAAGTGATCAcatggaaccagaaccagacactgaccatcagctcctctctcctgtAGCTGAGAGTCAAGACCAAACAGTCCACTGGAGAATTATCACAG AGCTTCCACTGAAATATGTTCttcaagaggaggaggaggttctcactgagcagTGGCTCTGTAACCAGGAAaggaactccagtctggaccaagaggaaccaCAGTCTCTAcagattaaagaggaagaggaggaaatctgcaccagtcagGAGCAGCTTGAAGTGAAGCAGGAAGTGGGTACCTTCACGTTGACTCCTGTAACTGAGAGTCAAGAGCAGACAAATATTACAGATGAAAAGCCCCACACGTGCGACATTTGTAAGAAACGCTTTGCACGCAAAACCAACCTGATGACCCACATgagaactcacacaggtgagaagccatATTGTTGTGAAACTTGTGGAAAGTGTTTTCGACAATCGACGCATTTGAGAGGTCACAAAACAATTCACATAGGTGAGAATTCCCATGTGTGCGACATTTGTAAGAAATGCTTTAGGTATAAATACGTCTTGATTAATCACATGAGATCTCACACACGGGACAGGCCTTTTTcttgtgaaacatgtggaaTGTGTTTTCAACACATTGAAAATTTGACAAGACACGAAATAACTCACTCAGGTGAGAAGCCACACGTTTGTAATATCTGTGAGAAAAGCTTTGCCCGCAAAATAAATTTGAAGATCCACATAAGAAcgcacacaggtgagaagccatATTGTTGTGAAACATGTGGGAAGTGCTTTCGACAATGTTCAGATTTGACTAAACACAAAAGaattcacacaggtgagaagcctcattgttgtgatatttgtgagAAAAGctttgtgcttaaaaaaaattTGAAGAACCACATTAAAACTCACAGGTGA